One window from the genome of Microcoleus sp. FACHB-68 encodes:
- a CDS encoding MBL fold metallo-hydrolase: MQLTWLDSNSWLINMAGLRILLDPWLVGPLVFGNLPWLFKGDRPKAREIPENIDLILLSQGLEDHTHPPTLKQLNRNIPVVGSPSAVKVVKELGFTQVTALAHGGGFTVANKVEIKATPGSPIGPQLVENGYLLKDLDAGTTLYYEPHGYHSPALKASAPVDVVIVPIVDLALPLVGSIIKGSQSALEVAKLLQPQVMLPTAAGGDVIFEGLLMSILRAVGSLDEFRSLLAQNNLSTQVIDAKPGEAFEIQLQNRAVI; encoded by the coding sequence ATGCAGCTAACTTGGCTAGACAGTAACTCTTGGCTGATTAACATGGCCGGCCTGCGGATACTCCTCGATCCCTGGTTAGTTGGCCCTTTGGTCTTTGGCAACCTGCCTTGGCTGTTCAAAGGCGATCGTCCTAAAGCCAGAGAAATCCCAGAAAACATTGACTTGATTCTGCTCTCACAGGGATTAGAAGATCACACACACCCACCTACCCTCAAACAACTGAATCGCAACATTCCGGTTGTGGGTTCACCCAGTGCCGTTAAAGTTGTGAAAGAATTGGGTTTCACTCAAGTCACTGCACTTGCCCACGGCGGCGGCTTTACTGTTGCCAATAAAGTAGAAATCAAAGCGACTCCCGGCTCTCCCATTGGCCCCCAACTTGTGGAAAATGGGTATCTTCTTAAAGATTTGGATGCCGGCACGACTCTCTACTATGAGCCTCATGGGTATCATTCCCCAGCCCTCAAAGCATCTGCCCCGGTGGATGTCGTCATTGTGCCGATTGTTGACTTGGCGCTGCCGCTAGTGGGTTCCATTATTAAAGGCAGCCAAAGTGCTTTAGAAGTGGCTAAACTTCTGCAACCTCAAGTAATGTTACCCACGGCTGCCGGTGGCGATGTCATCTTTGAAGGATTGCTGATGTCTATCCTTCGGGCTGTCGGCAGTCTTGATGAATTTCGTTCGTTGTTGGCTCAGAATAATTTATCCACGCAAGTGATTGACGCTAAGCCTGGGGAAGCGTTTGAAATTCAATTGCAAAACCGGGCTGTGATTTAG